From Candidatus Pedobacter colombiensis, one genomic window encodes:
- a CDS encoding DUF4249 domain-containing protein — translation MKKYILLCIVLMIYGCKKTYNPGVVDGNVNYLVVEGFINFSGEYTDIKLSRTTNLKAIQSKPELGAILNIESEDKQFYNLSEMGQGNYTTYFFVDPNKKYRLNIKTVKGGLYQSEFVQPKVSPQIDKINAEIKLNGVQISVDSHDDTNNSRYYRFEYEQTWRFHTKYISQLILKNGMILPRSANEDIYYCYGSDYSSNILIASTAQLSNDILSHFPVTFIPSGDERISLKYSILLKQYAMSEQEYKYWETLKKNTENIGSIFDPQPSFVSGNIHCLTNSEEKVLGYVGAGNITRKRIFLDKSELPETWKKDDIYSCQLDSLPESVLPQFLYPTNYVLVYKDGFTGISYASDIKCVDCTTRGTKTKPSFWP, via the coding sequence ATGAAGAAATATATTTTACTTTGTATTGTTTTGATGATTTATGGGTGTAAAAAAACATATAATCCAGGTGTTGTAGATGGTAATGTAAATTATCTTGTTGTAGAAGGATTCATTAATTTTTCTGGAGAGTATACTGATATTAAATTAAGTAGAACTACCAATCTGAAAGCTATTCAATCAAAACCTGAACTTGGAGCAATTTTAAATATTGAAAGCGAAGACAAGCAATTTTATAATCTTAGTGAAATGGGACAAGGTAATTATACAACTTATTTTTTTGTTGATCCTAACAAAAAATATAGATTGAATATTAAAACCGTAAAAGGTGGCTTATATCAATCAGAATTTGTTCAGCCAAAGGTTAGCCCTCAAATAGATAAAATCAATGCGGAAATCAAGCTAAATGGGGTTCAAATCAGTGTTGATAGTCATGATGATACAAACAATTCAAGGTATTACAGATTTGAATATGAGCAAACCTGGAGATTTCACACCAAATATATATCACAATTGATTTTGAAAAATGGAATGATACTTCCCAGATCGGCAAATGAGGATATCTATTATTGCTATGGTAGTGATTATTCTTCAAACATCCTTATAGCGTCTACCGCACAGCTTAGTAATGACATTTTATCTCACTTTCCGGTAACATTTATTCCTTCTGGCGATGAACGTATATCTTTAAAATATAGTATTTTATTAAAACAATATGCAATGTCTGAGCAGGAATATAAATATTGGGAAACATTAAAAAAGAACACGGAAAATATAGGTTCTATATTTGATCCTCAACCATCTTTTGTTTCTGGAAATATACATTGTTTAACTAATTCTGAAGAAAAAGTATTGGGTTATGTTGGTGCAGGAAACATAACGAGAAAAAGAATTTTTCTTGATAAAAGTGAACTCCCTGAAACCTGGAAAAAGGATGATATTTATAGTTGTCAATTAGATAGTCTTCCTGAATCAGTTTTACCCCAATTTTTGTATCCTACAAATTATGTTCTAGTGTATAAAGATGGTTTTACAGGGATTTCTTATGCTTCGGACATTAAGTGTGTTGATTGTACAACACGGGGAACAAAGACAAAGCCGAGCTTCTGGCCATAA
- a CDS encoding carboxypeptidase-like regulatory domain-containing protein, giving the protein MKKTLFVIFFILIFLSLKNSAQEIKIIVNENFNELNIEQLVKKLEGKYSVRFFYNIADFNNILFSSDSGNKSINQFLESLLVNTDIKYVRSDRNIFLTKDKEIKIEISPYFSNNIAYIGQIRQESKDEEDILNAKVSNKLYEIGQKRNLISTEMISLSGFVRNSKTGEPLPRATISIRDSSATITANEKGYFVINLPAGKRQFIIRFPGMQDASRQVVVYSSGKINFELFEQSFSLKEVNVSAERARNVKAVELGVNRLDIKSIKQVPVVFGEADILRVVLTLPGVKSVGEASTGFNVRGGSTDQNLVLLNDAPVFSPSHFFGFFSAFNPEIVKDIELYKSSIPQKYGGRLSSVLEVTNREGNKGKFTGSAGIGLLTSRINVEGPIDSGKTSFIFGGRTTYANWLLNLLPKEYKNSKASFYDLNLDINHKVNDKNTILLSTYLSADKFKLNSDTSYKYANSNISLKWKHIFSNKFYSDVMGSYSGYNYNVESQSNPLTAYNLFFGIKQINAKADFSYILDHKHILDFGINTAHYNLSPGNYTPVGAESLVKGILIENEKALETAVYIGDRFDVSSKLSINVGLRYSIYNYLGAKTINSYAPGLPVEINTITDTKSYGAGDVIKTYQSPEIRASFRYSITDNLSFKGGYNTLNQYIHLLSNSASISPTDIWKLSDPNIKPQKGNQLSFGIYKSNKSHTIEFSAEGYYKRMKDFLDYKSGATLVLNDHIETDVIRTEGKAYGAEFMIKKTAGSLNGWISYTYSRTLLRMTDASQGELINNGAYYPGNADKPHDFNFTGNYRFTHRYSISINLAYSTGRPITLPIAKYVYAGNIRVLYSDRNEYRIPDYFRSDISFNIEGNHKIKQLTHSFWTIGVYNLTGRQNAYSTYFASERGSINGYKLSIFATAIPFINYNIKF; this is encoded by the coding sequence ATGAAAAAAACGCTCTTTGTTATTTTCTTTATATTAATATTTTTGAGTTTAAAAAATTCAGCACAGGAAATTAAAATAATCGTCAATGAAAATTTTAACGAGCTAAATATTGAACAATTAGTTAAAAAATTAGAGGGTAAATATTCAGTTCGGTTTTTTTACAATATTGCGGATTTTAATAACATTTTATTTAGTTCTGATTCTGGAAATAAGAGCATCAATCAGTTTTTAGAAAGCCTACTTGTCAATACAGACATAAAATATGTGCGATCTGATCGCAATATTTTCCTGACAAAGGATAAAGAAATAAAAATAGAAATTTCCCCTTACTTTTCTAATAACATTGCCTATATCGGTCAAATTAGGCAAGAATCAAAGGATGAAGAGGATATTTTGAATGCTAAAGTATCTAATAAATTGTATGAAATTGGACAAAAAAGGAATCTTATTTCAACTGAAATGATCAGTTTGTCCGGTTTTGTTAGAAATAGTAAAACGGGGGAACCTTTACCTCGAGCTACTATCTCAATACGAGATAGTTCGGCAACAATTACAGCTAATGAAAAGGGATATTTTGTAATTAATTTGCCAGCTGGCAAAAGACAGTTTATAATTAGATTTCCGGGTATGCAAGATGCAAGCCGACAAGTTGTGGTTTATTCGAGTGGAAAAATAAATTTTGAATTATTTGAACAGTCATTCTCTTTAAAAGAAGTAAATGTTTCTGCAGAGCGCGCGCGCAATGTTAAAGCGGTTGAACTTGGTGTAAATAGATTAGATATAAAAAGTATTAAGCAAGTCCCTGTTGTTTTTGGAGAAGCAGATATATTACGAGTGGTATTAACGTTACCGGGAGTTAAATCTGTAGGAGAAGCCAGTACAGGATTTAATGTTAGAGGAGGTTCTACCGACCAAAATTTAGTGTTGTTGAATGATGCACCGGTTTTCAGTCCCTCCCATTTCTTTGGTTTTTTCTCTGCCTTTAACCCAGAAATTGTGAAAGATATAGAGCTATATAAAAGCAGCATTCCACAAAAATATGGAGGACGACTTTCATCAGTCCTTGAAGTAACTAATAGAGAGGGAAATAAGGGAAAGTTTACGGGTTCGGCTGGTATTGGATTGCTGACAAGTAGAATTAATGTTGAAGGACCAATTGATAGTGGAAAAACTTCATTTATTTTTGGTGGTAGAACTACGTATGCAAATTGGTTATTGAATCTTTTACCAAAGGAATACAAAAATAGCAAGGCTTCTTTTTATGACCTTAATCTTGATATCAATCATAAGGTTAATGATAAAAATACAATTCTTTTATCAACCTATTTGAGTGCTGACAAATTTAAATTGAATAGTGATACGAGCTATAAATATGCAAATAGCAATATATCTTTAAAATGGAAACACATATTTAGCAATAAGTTTTATTCTGATGTAATGGGGTCTTATTCTGGGTACAATTACAACGTTGAATCTCAATCAAACCCTTTAACGGCTTATAATTTGTTTTTTGGGATAAAACAAATTAATGCGAAAGCTGACTTTAGTTATATTTTAGATCATAAGCATATCTTAGATTTTGGTATAAATACAGCTCATTATAACCTGTCGCCAGGTAATTATACACCTGTTGGTGCTGAGTCGTTAGTTAAGGGTATTCTAATAGAAAATGAAAAGGCTCTTGAAACAGCAGTATATATTGGGGATAGATTTGATGTAAGTAGTAAGTTATCTATTAATGTTGGTCTTAGGTATAGTATTTATAATTATCTGGGTGCCAAAACTATAAATAGTTATGCTCCAGGACTCCCTGTAGAAATTAACACTATAACAGATACGAAATCCTATGGGGCCGGAGATGTTATTAAAACATATCAGTCTCCTGAAATAAGAGCATCATTTAGATATAGTATTACTGATAATCTATCTTTTAAAGGAGGTTATAATACATTAAATCAGTACATTCATTTACTTTCAAACTCTGCTTCTATATCACCAACGGACATTTGGAAGCTAAGCGATCCTAATATAAAACCACAAAAAGGAAATCAGCTATCATTTGGTATTTATAAAAGTAATAAATCTCATACGATTGAATTCTCTGCGGAAGGGTACTACAAAAGAATGAAGGATTTTCTTGATTATAAAAGTGGGGCTACTTTAGTGTTAAATGATCACATTGAAACCGATGTGATAAGAACGGAGGGAAAGGCATACGGGGCGGAATTTATGATAAAAAAAACTGCTGGAAGTTTAAATGGTTGGATTAGCTACACCTACTCTAGGACACTGCTCAGGATGACTGATGCCAGCCAGGGGGAACTCATTAACAATGGAGCCTACTATCCTGGGAATGCAGATAAACCTCATGATTTTAATTTTACAGGTAATTATAGATTTACACATAGATATAGTATTTCAATTAATTTAGCATATAGTACTGGCAGACCAATTACATTACCTATAGCAAAATATGTATATGCAGGTAATATCAGGGTATTGTATTCTGATAGAAATGAATATAGAATACCAGATTATTTTAGATCAGATATTTCATTTAACATTGAAGGAAATCATAAAATTAAGCAGTTAACGCATAGTTTCTGGACCATAGGTGTGTACAATCTTACAGGCAGACAAAATGCTTATTCTACATATTTTGCTTCAGAGCGGGGTTCTATTAACGGGTATAAGTTATCAATATTTGCAACAGCTATTCCTTTTATCAATTATAACATCAAATTTTAG